Proteins encoded by one window of Actinomycetes bacterium:
- a CDS encoding AAA family ATPase — protein sequence MAVLPLFGREREVRALDDLLDRVGERGGALMVRGEGGIGKSALLSAASGRAGGTRKRR from the coding sequence ATGGCCGTGCTCCCCTTGTTTGGGCGCGAGCGCGAGGTAAGGGCGCTCGACGACCTCCTTGACCGCGTGGGTGAACGCGGAGGGGCGCTGATGGTGCGGGGCGAGGGCGGGATCGGGAAGTCCGCCCTGCTATCGGCAGCGAGCGGGCGGGCCGGAGGAACGCGGAAGCGGCGCTGA